From a region of the Acanthochromis polyacanthus isolate Apoly-LR-REF ecotype Palm Island chromosome 3, KAUST_Apoly_ChrSc, whole genome shotgun sequence genome:
- the LOC110950645 gene encoding cyclin-dependent kinase 12-like has protein sequence MYSNRSEHSHRRQYSDRSLRQWDEERREPHRDSYHKYGGDGHSSTERTCRSREYSDSPKRLYSKDSLSRDRSRKSPVRRHMSSPTWDPSEKKARRFAEDDEGDYRYRGEPQENSYWQSDSSSRAHVSKNFKDAPLQEEDFKFRKTPQDSRQRHRHEEFTYKQRHDDLTYRRSSGCYKDRDGHERSRDRSQERTRSQDRSTKNYVKPREKTDSPSTSSHHEDYHQNKTRFFLNESSKQSFESDVSTHNSTVPEQKSTKGFQRFLDVLNKGVNVDVLTKIVTQTSAEVKDRTLSPSSFMNSADRPWRQQGKHQSNWSESEGSHRRTVSPQHHHRSLSPQRRPPSDDKPQRRSDGRQNYFKSRSRSPPVVEKMTLTPEDEHKHRQMQDVLQAIGMDLGFEELGQMSHRIQERLYGKKESDKFRIVSKESNTRQVYSPKCQSRSSSSSRSDFSSLPREYHSKKDSYSAQRDKAEVHQAVDYGQAMSSLQDSEKCEVNTQESSPALQPFSATSTYPVSEPPVAPVMPAYSPVSCAPMPYPPLSPALSPALPPLLPHAAPGVFMPRLNPFIPYPRIHPLNIFPGVLAQTRHLYPQHINPPQPPFYNFPDRHAVQPLNTPQKSKTLSRPRCLQVIETKQPG, from the exons ATGTACTCAAACAGATCTGAGCACAGCCACAGGCGGCAATACAGTGACAGAAGCTTGAGGCAGTGGGATGAAGAACGACGCGAACCTCACCGAGATTCTTACCATAAATATGGAGGGGATGgacacagcagcacagagaggaCATGCAGGAGCAGAGAGTACAGTGACTCTCCTAAGAGGCTCTACAGTAAAGATTCACTGAGCAgagacaggagcagaaaaagcCCAGTGAGGAGACACATGTCCTCACCCACCTGGGATCCATCCGAAAAGAAAGCGCGACGGTTTGCAGAGGATGATGAAGGCGACTACAGATACAGAGGTGAGCCTCAGGAAAACAGCTACTGGCAGTCAGACAGTTCTTCACGTGCACATGTATCCAAGAACTTTAAAGATGCACCGCTGCAGGAAGAGGATTTCAAATTCAGAAAAACACCTCAAGACTCCAGACAGAGACATCGGCATGAGGAGTTCACATACAAACAACGACACGACGATTTAACTTACAGACGGTCGTCTGGGTGTTACAAAGATAGAGATGGACATGAACGGAGCAGAGATCGCTCACAGGAGAGGACACGGTCGCAGGATCGTTCTACGAAG AATTATGTCAAACCCAGAGAGAAGACTGACAGCCCGTCCACGTCTTCACATCATGAGGATTATCATCAgaacaaaacaagatttttCCTGAATGAATCCAGTAAACAG TCTTTTGAGAGTGACGTCTCCACCCATAATTCTACTGTTCCTGAGCAGAAGTCCACAAAGGGTTTCCAGCGTTTCCTGGATGTTCTCAACAAGGGCGTGAATGTCGACGTTCTCACCAAGATTGTGACTCAGACCTCAGCAGAAGTCAAAGATCGAACTCTGTCTCCAAGTTCCTTCATGAACTCTGCTGATCGTCCGTGGAGGCAGCAGGGAAAGCACCAGAGCAACTGGAGCGAGAGCGAAGGTTCCCACCGCAGAACGGTTTCTCCACAGCATCATCACAGATCCCTCAGTCCTCAGAGGCGTCCTCCGTCCGACGACAAGCCTCAGCGACGGAGCGATGGCCGGCAAAACTACTTCAAGAGCAGGTCCAGGTCTCCCCCAGTGGTGGAAAAGATGACACTGACACCTGAAGATGAGCACAAACACAGGCAGATGCAGGATGTTCTGCAGGCCATCGGCATGGATTTGGGATTCGAGGAGCTCGGCCAGATGTCCCATCGAATCCAGGAGCGGCTCTATGGGAAGAAGGAAAGTGACAAGTTCCGTATTGTGAGTAAGGAGAGCAACACACGGCAGGTGTATTCTCCGAAATGTCAAAGCAGATCATCGTCATCGAGCAGGTCTGATTTTAGCTCGTTACCTCGAGAGTATCACTCAAAGAAAGACTCGTACAGTGCTCAGAGGGATAAAGCAGAGGTGCATCAGGCTGTTGATTATGGCCAGGCAATGAGCTCTTTACAGGACAGTGAGAAATGTGAAGTTAACACCCAGGAAAGTTCTCCTGCATTGCAACCATTTTCTGCGACTTCGACCTACCCTGTGTCAGAGCCTCCTGTTGCACCCGTCATGCCAGCATATTCTCCTGTCAGCTGTGCACCGATGCCATACCCACCTCTGTCTCCAGCTCTGTCCCCGGCTCTGCCTCCCCTTTTACCCCATGCTGCCCCCGGGGTTTTCATGCCCCGCCTGAATCCCTTCATACCTTACCCCCGCATCCACCCTCTGAACATCTTTCCAGGTGTGCTCGCTCAAACAAGGCACCTTTACCCGCAGCACATAAATCCTCCACAGCCGCCGTTTTACAACTTTCCAGACAGACATGCAGTTCAACCACTTAACACACCACAAAAATCAAAGACGCTGTCGAGGCCCCGCTGTTTGCAGGTTATCGAAACCAAGCAGCCTGGATGA
- the LOC110950644 gene encoding zinc finger protein 318-like, with amino-acid sequence MNPHEWKDAVERLQRHLEPNHQSAVNSSMGNTSASSNNWNTYCDYTARYAGVEPHGSNAGQMDPSPPSPIVYRKDSKLEEPDGEAVKMNEDEWLARKKQQLREIEERIIHKKASIALKTVGHLVNTTTADVSCKSETLRDRVNVILQQRCPLGFHSKVQSRKDRTNSSNLTKEGLLQEHPLKLRVKEVMKQRSSDDCILLADREEAPEVMLPSPSRSLTSPAKEEDSVNKGFERFLSILNKGVDINMLSRIVNDDRADLPLEEELLSIQSSDAEKKSDPVFRSESQQSNSRTNSSETKTGSLTERLSLPDAEEKNNDKGRHSLGSSSRSKSPPVVKKKKKEEEEKPKVDENQAHLQNILKTLGLSLEVEEMSKLADRTQERLYGKKIVDRQSTDSKEEQESQQRGSNRDSSPSSSSSSSSSSSRSSSRSTSRSFSQSPSPHQRQDGRHVSEETQDREQDGINSQQMSSYQHPYTQNQAFPFPHPSPPAFPGYSLLQYSHYTNNQSVAYSTAAHPLWSQPLVPYPNVSAPIVPVHITPYQHHRQRRLENHISCELPDLAESEGQGASASRPCFLQAVRTVQPSRQPCLKHIIGCPKKKRNKTQTPENRKKRKERKRLLRQEQALRELAQKAEASQGDKDDSKTQQSNEEKPQPTEQEIKANLRKRLNAFNQKAKHRSQLLQSTVMQPANSLTSENG; translated from the exons ATGAATCCCCATGAGTGGAAAGATGCCGTTGAAAGACTGCAGAGACACTTGGAGCCAAATCACCAGAGTGCTGTCAACAGCAGCATGGGGAATACCTCAGCATCTAGCAATAACTGGAATACTTACTGCGATTACACAGCAAGGTACGCTGGTGTTGAACCTCACGGCAGCAATGCGGGGCAGATGGACCCCAGTCCTCCCTCTCCTATCGTCTACAGGAAGGACTCAAAGCTGGAGGAGCCGGACGGAGAGGCGGTGAAGATGAATGAAGATGAATGGTTGGCAAGaaagaagcagcagctcagagagaTAGAGGAGCGAATCATACACAAAAAAGCCTCCATTGCCTTGAAAACAGTTGGGCACCTTGTGAATACGACAACAGCAGATGTTTCCTGCAAAAGTGAAACTCTGAGAGATCGGGTGAATGTCATTCTGCAGCAGCGATGTCCTCTCGGCTTCCACTCAAAG GTCCAGTCACGTAAAGACAGAACAAACTCATCCAACTTGACCAAAGAGGGTTTGCTGCAGGAACATCCCCTGAAGCTCAGAGTGAAGGAAGTAATGAAGCAGAGAAGCAGTGACGATTGTATTCTGCTGGCTGACAGAGAGGAG GCCCCTGAAGTCATGCTCCCTTCTCCCAGCCGAAGCCTCACATCACCAGCAAAGGAGGAGGACAGTGTCAACAAGGGTTTCGAGCGCTTCCTCAGCATTCTGAACAAAGGAGTGGACATCAACATGCTCAGTAGGATTGTCAATGATGACAGAGCGGACCTTCCTTTAGAGGAGGAGCTCCTGAGTATTCAGTCCTCAGACGCGGAGAAAAAGTCAGATCCAGTCTTTAGGAGTGAGAGCCAGCAGTCGAACAGTCGGACCAATAGTTCAGAGACAAAAACTGGCTCACTCACTGAGAGACTCTCCTTACCTGATGCAGAGGAGAAGAACAATGACAAAGGACGTCACAGTTTGGGCTCTAGTAGTCGATCAAAGTCTCCACCGgtagtgaagaagaagaagaaagaggaagaagagaagccCAAGGTGGATGAGAATCAGGCACACTTGCAGAACATTCTTAAAACTTTGGGTTTGAGCCTTGAAGTGGAAGAAATGAGCAAACTAGCGGATCGCACTCAGGAGAGGCTGTACGGGAAGAAGATTGTAGACAGGCAGAGTACTGACAGcaaagaggagcaggagagtCAGCAGAGGGGCTCCAACAGAgattcctccccctcctcctcttcttcttcctcttcttcctcctcccgCTCATCTTCCAGGTCAACCTCTCGGAGCTTCAGTCAGAGCCCGTCGCCTCATCAGCGACAGGATGGCCGCCATGTCAGCGAAGAGACACAGGACAGGGAACAAGATGGAATAAACTCCCAACAGATGTCTTCTTATCAGCACCCTTATACGCAAAATCAAGCCTTTCCCTTCCCCCATCCTTCTCCCCCTGCATTTCCGGGTTACAGTCTGTTGCAGTATTCTCATTACACCAACAACCAGAGTGTCGCCTACAGCACTGCAGCACATCCTCTCTGGTCACAGCCTCTTGTTCCTTACCCAAACGTCTCTGCCCCGATAGTCCCTGTTCATATCACCCCCTACCAGCACCACCGCCAGCGCCGTCTTGAAAATCATATCTCATGTGAGCTTCCGGACCTGGCCGAGAGCGAGGGTCAGGGTGCATCGGCTTCTCGTCCTTGCTTCCTGCAGGCCGTCAGAACTGTGCAGCCAAGCCGACAGCCTTGTCTGAAGCACATCATCGGATGCCCCAAGAAGAAAAGGAACAAGACACAGACTCCAGAGAACAGAAAGAAGCGAAAGGAGAGAAAGAGACTGCTGAGACAGGAACAAGCACTGCGGGAGTTGGCACAGAAGGCCGAGGCTTCGCAGGGCGACAAGGATGACTCCAAAACCCAACAGTCAAATGAGGAGAAACCGCAGCCGACGGAGCAGGAAATAAAGGCCAACCTGAGGAAAAGG cttAACGCATTCAACCAGAAGGCGAAGCACCGCAGCCAGCTCCTTCAGTCCACAGTCATGCAGCCAGCTAACTCCCTTACATCTGAGAATGGTTGA